ATCCTCCCTCGGGCGATGATGGCAGAGCAGGCAGCGACAAGATTTTCCTACCTTCATGTGGGTGAATGATATGATGGAGTCCGCCATCCTCGAGGTGACCATAGAAAAGGTGGTGGCGTCCAACTCCTCTCCATATATAGGTGAAACAATGGACACCGTTGACCCCCTTTGCTATAGAGGTGGCAGCAGTAGTGTTGGTGGTTTTCTCCTCCTCGGAGTGACAGTGAAGGTGGCGACACACTCACCATCCCCTAACATAGTGATGACAGTCTTCCATCTAATTTGTGATGCGGTTTGTGGTAGTTTTGTCCTTGGATCTCCTTGCACGAAGGTGCTGAGACAAAGCTAGTGAGGAATATGGGACACCGTTGGGATGGAGGGGGTGGGTTAGGGTAGAGGAgagaaggggaaggaggaaagtgaCTTCAGTTCAATTTTCAATCCACACAAGTTATGGGGTTCCAGTGGATATAGGTTGAGCGAAAAAAAGATCGTTTGCGTTCACAAAAGGTATGCCTTGATAAAAGTTAGTTGCTTTGTTTTGGTAAAAGTCAATGGCTCCAAAGAAGAAATAGTCAGATGATTCCCTTGGAGAGAAATGTGTGATAAATAGGTGCACACATCCAGCCCTCGGTCTTACTAAAGATTGAATTGATGTACCATCTATGATAACTTGTGTTGGATGCACAAGCCATTAAATAATAGTGTATGTTTTGAAGAACAAGGTATTTCACTCCAGGTACAATAGGTATTGCCCCTTCACAACACAAGGCAAACACAACAAGTGTAATTTTGTGGGACATTTTGGAGAATGGATCTTCTACTGTGCACGGGAGGTCCCGTGCATGGATTGGCCATTCGACTACTTTGGGTGGGCCCCTACATGCAGCTTTCGGCAGATATTCCATGCTCCACCCATCTAATATCATGTGGTTTTTATTTTAGCTTTCGAATTAAAATCTATTGTACATATTGAACCAAAAGGCCAATTTATGTTTTGTTTGCGTATTTGTGTTCCTTGAGATGAGGGCTTTCAAACAAGATCACTCTTGAATATGTATTGACAGGTTTTAAAAACTTTATCAAGTTTCATCCATTAAAACTTGATACGATGAAGGATAAAATCACCAAGTTTTAAAGACTAAAACTTAAAACCCTAAGCCCTAAGCCCTAAACCTAAGACCTAATAAGCCCTAAACCCTAAAACTAATAAAACTTGGTGTGAAAACATAATATTATGACTACCAAGTTTAAATATTTGGAACTTCGTAAAGTTTTGAAAGTTGCCAAAATATATTTAAAGGTGGCCCTGTTCAAAAGTTTTCGTCGCAACAAATACAAATATGCAAACGAAACTTAATTTGTACTTTTGTTTCAAAACATATAATAGATCCAAATTTAAAGATGAAATGAAACGTAGATGTGGTGGGTGGAGCATGCAGTTCTTTGACAAAGAGCATGCATGCATGGGAATCTCCAACCAAATGGACTGATGAGGCATGCATGGGGTATCGGGATAAATTTTTTTTACAATTCAGAAAAGACCTGCATGGTTAAGGAGCTAGTTGCGAACCAAcgtatggttggatggttagagggactgcggtatccccagcccatcagggttcaaatcctggtgctcgcatttattcttggatttatttcaggatttccggcgatgcacattcagtgggaggagacgttcccgtcgacgacgaaggtgcctacggtgacttcgtaaatttttaAGATGATATGCCGACTCTATGCCGATtcactcataggggtagggtgtgcgtgtgtgcgttcatagggatgagtgtatgcgcgtgtatatgagcgcttgcgtctgtactgtgctaAAAAAACATTAGGTATAGTTATTTCCGGGGCTATATGTACTTGGAAAGAATTGCCACGCTTATACCATGTACTAGGCACACAACTAATGTGACAAACAAAAAATGGGGAGCAGCGGTTGTTGTCACTACAAGAGTCTAGTTGCAAGTGTCAACGTTCCCCTTTTGCGTCATTTCCCACACAACCCAGTCATGAGCCAATGTATTGATAATcagccccccctccccaccccaatTATATAAACCCCAACGGCCATcacaaaattaaataacaagagtgTAGTATACTCCCCAATTCCATGAGACTATAGAAAAAGGGATGGGACGGAATACCAGTCCTGAAAACTAGTCAATGTGGTGAAATTACTACTTGTCCATTCCCCCGTCCCCTATTTTAATTCCTAGCTACTATACATCACTCGCTTGCTTATGCTAGCTGCTTCCTCCCATCTCCCTACTAATTATTCCCATCACAGTCCCCTCTTCTTCCTACCCCCATATCATTCCAATCCTAACATGGTGCGTGACATGGACTGCATGTAGAGAGGCAGACGAGGTCAAGGACAAGAGGTGGAGGCCAGGAGGCCCGGGCATGGGGGAGGTGAAGGAGAAGGAGGCGCTGGCGAAGGTCCTTGAGGACCATCGGAAGGGATCTTCCGATGACGACTCCCCACCACCCGCGGGGCTGGACCTCAACGAAGGCTTCAGCGAGGCAAGCGACGATGGGGAAGACGGCGAGGAGAACTACGACGACGATGGCGGTAGCACAAGCGAGGTTGCTGGAGGAGGCAGGAGCTCAAGCAACAACAACAGCGCCAACCATGAATCCGAAAGCAGCAGGGGCCATCGTGACAAGGCGGAGGGCAGCGGCGAGAGGGTTCCCACGGTGCGGCAGTATAACCGGTCCAAGCACCCCCGGCTCCGCTGGACGCCGGACCTCCACATGGCGTTCCTCCATGCCGTCGAGCGGCTGGGCGGCCAAGAGAGTAAGTAACCCACCCCCATTTTTTTTTGGTTGTGCATTTTTGTCGTCGTAATTAATGTTTTCCCCATCGATTCGTGATCTAAACTTTTATTTGTGTTGATTTTTCGACAGGAGCAACGCCAAAGCTGGTGCTTCAGATGATGAATGTGAGGGGGCTCAGCATTGCTCATGTAAAAAGTCACTTGCAGGTAAAGGCAGAAAAAAGGAACAGCCTACTTCTCATGACTGCTTGGTAGCTGTTCTTCTATAGCTAGCTACTTGTTTCTTTCCTTCACACGACAAGCGTTGGACCTAACCCTTTTCTTGTTCATCCCTTTCGACTTTTCAGATGTACAGAAGCAAAAAGATAGAGCACGAGTCCAGCCACGAGAGGGCAGCAATGTCCTCAGGTAATTGTCTATACAATCGCTGATGCTGGACATCTCACTATTTTCCCACTAGGAATTCAGTTCCATGATTTGGTTTCCTCTTAATTTCCACAGTATTTTCGCCCATGAATTTTCACATGAGGAGAGGGGACCATCCGTTTCACGACATGTTCTTCCAGCGAGCTGCGGCCGGCTCGACTCTCTCCTCCAGGTTCAACGATAACGGCGGGGTCTTCGCGCCGAGAAACGCCGGCTTGCCGGATGCTAGCCGGATTTATGGCCTCCTCCAGCGCCGGCAGCCTCCATTACAAACCTTCGACTTCAAGAACAGCACGAGCCTTAGGTACTAAAATTAAGCAGGCCATGGCATCTTACATGCATGTGACGATCATGCCGAAACCCTAATCGGTACATGCTTGCGTCTAGGAATCAAGAATGGGCGTTCACCCAGCACGCGGTAGCGGCGAGGGCACGCGCAGTTAACGACAATGGTCTGGGGAAAGGGCTTATCCGCGAGATGATCTTCAGGAAGGACGGCAAGCCGACGTCGCATTTGTTCGACGTGAGGGACGCCGTCGCCTCCAACGGGACGTCGTCGCCGTCAACAAGCACGAGCCCGGCCGACCGTAGGTCAGATGGCGCGAAGATTGGAAGCATCAACTGGATCGGCAGCAGCTCCCGGCCGCTCTCGAAGGCAATGTCGGCTACTGGTTTGGAGCAGGGCGGCCACGCTCAGCTCCCGTTTAGGTGGCGAGGTGCcgccggcagcaatggctgccacccGAACGGCAACCCTGGCAGAACAACGTCACCTTCAGATCCGGTGGTGACCCGTGAAGCTGGTTCCCCACTGTTGGTACGCATCATTGTTTACATATCTTGCTTGGAATTGATACATTCACTTGTAAATAAATCGTAACTTCTCACAAAATATCAACAATTAATGGTTGCTTCTGTGCATGCAGCTGCCGAAGCAGGGAATGCCGAGGGCTCCTGCCGAGGAGACGAGCATCGGAGCAGAGGCGAGGAGGACGAAGACATCGGCTACGGCGGAGGAGAACGGTTGGGCGCCGGAGTTGCAGCTAAGCCTGAGCCCCAACGCGGTGGCAGACACTGCAGGAAGGGGCAAGAAGAGGAACAGCGCTGGGCAGGAGGTGAGCAGCGACAAGGTGCCACTCTCTCTCTCGCTGTCATTACATGGTGGCGTCGTCGACGACGACGGTGGTGGCCGGGATGGCAGGAGGTTAGACGTAGCGACAGGTAGCAGCAGCAAGAAGGCCGCTCTGGGGCTGAGTACTTTGGATCTGACCATGTCGATCAAGGCATTGGAGTGAGATCTTTCAAGTACTTGTCCCAAGGCCTTCCAAAACTTGCACACTGCACCATGAGATTAATTAATAAGATTGTTGATCTAATTTAACCATGCTTCCAGACAAATATATAATTAAATATATATTTCTTATCTTGAGTGACATGTAGTAGCTAGGATGACTGTGTTCCTCCACATATATATATGTCACATGCATGATCAGAACAATATTTGTCAGGCATGGTATCATTGGGCTTCTGAATCATATATATCTGTATATGAAATGAAACAAAATGCACACTTATTGATCAAACGCTTAATCATAATTACAATTTCTTTCGCCGTAAGAGTTTTTTTTGGGGTACATCAGGGCAGACCCAGTGCACTTATATATCTAAACATCTATTAGATATATAGTGCACTATATCTAATGGCATTATAAACATTTGCAAAAGTAAATAATGACATTATTAAAAAGTCCCAGTGCACTATATCGTCCTGCTAGTGTTATATGTATCTGAAATAAAACCCTTATTTAATTAGTGTCTTTGTGAAAGAAGAGTTATGAGATGTTTTGGATTTGGTGCTAAGATCTATATCTAGATAGGGGTGTTTTCTCTTATTTTCTCATTCAATAGGGGGCCACATCAAACTTGTACGTAGGAAACCATGCTTAAGATGGAAGCATTTTTACCTATATGCATATAAACTCTTTTTTTATGATGAATAAACTGATTTAATTTGTTCTGGTGCACTTGCTCAAATACATGAATTTCTATACTAGATTAGGATGGGCAGTACTTGTTACACGGTGTAATTTAAGCGCAGCACAGGTTAGTCTGGACATTGTAAAAAGTTGCTAGGTTCACCTTCCACTTCCATACTTTTTATAATCATGTATACAACTCAGCTCAACTAAATAAAATTAATTATATCATCGTAGAGTAATAGAAATGATAAGTGACCCACTAAGTTGTATTTGCTATGTTTCACAGTTGCAGTTTTGATTTCATGAGAAACGTAAAATCATACGTCCATATCTATTTATTTTCACCAAGAAACAGCATAAAATGACTAAGACTAACAATATGAAAATATTATGCATGCTTAAGCATTTGTTGATGACAAGTTACACTTGTAAGTAAAGTGGTTATATATATCATATTAATTTTAGATGATATTGATAGTATTAATCTTTCACGCCCAATTGAATATACTGCGTCCAGTTCTTGCTAATAATGGAACCTTTAAAATATGTTTATATCCATCTTATACAAAACATATTTAGGGCCGAGCCTTTGAGTGTACACTGGCCAGTATTCAAGATTTTGTATTCTAGAAAAGGAGTATTCAAGATTGTATATTTTTCGTTTTAGCTAGAATATAAATTTCTGAAGTATAATCATATCTAGAATTATCCACCAGATCTAGTCAAGTACTTGTTCGAAAATTGGAAACATTAGCAGTCCAACAATCACTTAACTAATAATGATTGTGTTGCTTAGTTTTTATGTTTGCTTTCCTCTATAATATgcatatatgatgaatattattaTCATATATCAGATAGAAAAATATAAATGTAGTGTTGTAACACCAGCAAGCGTACTTACTTAGTTTCCATAATAAAATTCAATTTGCAAGAATATATAGCAAAAATTTGGATGAAAATATTTAATAATAGAATGTCATTTAGTTTTGATCTAAAATTTAATGTCCACATATGTACTATATGAGGTAAACCTGGAGAATAACAACTTTGATGTTTGCACTTCATTGATGATATATAGCGGGGAACATGACATTATAATCCAGCATGTACAATGGCATGGCATATCTTTATCATATTATGTTCCTGTATTCTTATAACTCCTCTAGATGAAAAGTTGCAAATATCTGTTTTGTTCAACATGAGTTCAAGGTGATTAATTGCAGCATGCATGTTCCATTAACATGGTATTAAGTACTGTAAAAAGCGTATTATAATATTGCATATTTTACTATACCATATATTGCGATACATACGTTTGCTCATATGTCATATGTATTGATATAAAATATGCAAGTTTTTTGCTTCTGCTGAAAATTTTCCGTATGTCGGTTGAACTGCAAGCCTGAAAACTTCTTTTTTCAAGCCCCGCGATGTAGTTTATATTATACAGATGATTTAGTGGAAAATTAGgaaatatcacaatattatcttaatTCCATGCATCTCTGGGAGGACCTTTTCTACCCAGCTCGCTTCAACTTTTTGGGGGCAACTCCGATGCGTTCCTTACCAAaagaaaaacatattttttttatgTACGTGTGCAACTCCTATAAACTCCCATTACTCGTATAATATTAAAGGTAGCAGAAGAACATGAGACACAAAATATTAAAGGCTAACTAACTATTTGAGTTCACTGTAATTTATAAATGCAGTAAGCCAATAACAATATTATTAGACAAGCGTATGAATGAAATATTTTTAGAAATCAACAAATGAGATAAATAAACAAATACACAGATATTTCCATGAAAAACACTTGCCAAGAAAAATCAACAGGCTCATTTTCTCGATAAAGGGCATGACGGGCTCATGACTTCAATCTTTCACCATACGAGGAGATTTTACATGCATGTGATTTACAATGCGTCGTCGAGTGATTGATCTCGTCCTATGTGTTCTTGTTAATCTAGTCTACATGAGAACTGAAGAATCATAGTAACACTTCTTTGAATAAAATGCCTTGCTTATGTTCGGTTGGCAGCAAGCACCCAGTCTTATTATGTACGTATATGGCAGAATCTTTGGGACGGTGGGCAATCCCCGGCTATAAGCTTTGGTGAAGGGGATACGTAAAACTGAATGCACAGCGTACAGACTACCTTAACAGTTGATATTTTGTTTGACAGTACGTACGTGCCTACCCTATTCCCTTGATTTCTGCGTTTGCAGCAGGCTCTGGAGGCCCAGTGTACAGGCCAGTCACCTGTGAGAGCTTCGGAAAAACACCAAAGTGGCGAAGGTGACTGTTAGCCATTTGCGTAGGGTAGCTAGCTCTGTCCAGATAGGAGAGGTAGACGAGGACAAGGAAGCGTTAACCACCGAAGGGACGGCGAGATGACAGCCTCTGACCAACGCACAGCGGCTGCAGTGCGCAACAGAATGTTGCGGTCGACCGGTCATGCATGCATGCCGCCGCTGCAGTTGCAGCGGTGCTGTATGGCTATGTGTAGCTCGCTTGACCGTTTCAGGTTGTGTACTGTGTGCATGCATGGCGCCCCCGGCCGGCCTAGCTAGGGCATCGACGGGATCGTCCCCAAACCTTGCCAAGAAATTCCAACGACGGCACAGCCATAGCTCGGCTCCTACCGATGGACGAGAGTTATCATGTTTCAGCGCATCATGCGATATATaatttaacattgtggtggatatgttagtAATTTTGATAGAaagggctaaggaaaatggtcaagtaggtggattgATACCTCATCtcgttgatggaggtgtatccatcttTCAGTACGCAGATGATATAattatctttatggagcatgacttggccaaggcgagaaatatgaagcttgtgttatgcctatttgaacaattgaccgggttaaagattaactttcataagagcgagctgttctgTTTTGGTAAAGCTAAAGACGAACAGGAGGCTTATAGGtaattgtttgggtgcgagttgggagAGTTGCCCTTCCCTTACCTGAGGATtccaatccaccatcgtaggctgacaaacaaagagtggaagtgcatcgaggaccgatttgagaagaaactgagttgttggaaaggtaagctcatgtcatacggaggccgactaatcctgattaattcggtgctcacgagcatGCCTATATTTCTCCTctcgttctttgaggtcccagttggtgttaggaagagactggacttctatcgatcgcgtttcttttggcagggtgatgagcttaaacgaaaatatcggcttgctaaatgggatatcatctgtagaccgaaagaccaagggggtctcggtATTGAGAATCTAGAAATTAAGAATAgatgccttcttagcaagtggctgtggaagctctcaACGGAGAATGATGCcatgtgggctcaaatccttcgTGCCAAGTACCTCCAGACAAAAACTGTGTCCCAGGTTACAGTCAGGCCGACTGATTCATCCTTCTGGAAAGGTTTGATGAAATTCAAACAAGCTTTCTTTAATAGGATGAGGTTTGCTATTGGAAACGGCTctagtacacgtttctgggaggatacttggctcggcgaAACACCTTTGGCTATCCAATATCCGTCTTTGTaccgtattgttcaacgacgtgaagTGTTCGTCGCCTCGGTttttcaatctatcccccttaatattcagtcccGACGGACGCTAGCGgacaatcgttgggaagaatggctccgtttagttaggagactgatggagatCCAACTatctcaacaacccgatgaattacgctggaaattGACTAGGTCTGGAGCATTCACTGTTAAATCAATGtacattgatgttattaattcgaactccattcctacCTCTAAAcatgtttgggctgtcaaagttcctttaaaaataaaagtgtttatgtggtttgtccataaacaagttattttaacaaaggacaacttgataaagcgcaattggacagga
This portion of the Triticum dicoccoides isolate Atlit2015 ecotype Zavitan chromosome 7A, WEW_v2.0, whole genome shotgun sequence genome encodes:
- the LOC119328026 gene encoding uncharacterized protein LOC119328026 isoform X2, producing the protein MGEVKEKEALAKVLEDHRKGSSDDDSPPPAGLDLNEGFSEASDDGEDGEENYDDDGGSTSEVAGGGRSSSNNNSANHESESSRGHRDKAEGSGERVPTVRQYNRSKHPRLRWTPDLHMAFLHAVERLGGQERATPKLVLQMMNVRGLSIAHVKSHLQMYRSKKIEHESSHERAAMSSVFSPMNFHMRRGDHPFHDMFFQRAAAGSTLSSRFNDNGGVFAPRNAGLPDASRIYGLLQRRQPPLQTFDFKNSTSLRNQEWAFTQHAVAARARAVNDNGLGKGLIREMIFRKDGKPTSHLFDVRDAVASNGTSSPSTSTSPADRRSDGAKIGSINWIGSSSRPLSKAMSATGLEQGGHAQLPFRWRGAAGSNGCHPNGNPGRTTSPSDPVVTREAGSPLLLPKQGMPRAPAEETSIGAEARRTKTSATAEENGWAPELQLSLSPNAVADTAGRGKKRNSAGQEVLFRTTAMIRSWSLLTQTEAREHLVTGSF
- the LOC119328026 gene encoding uncharacterized protein LOC119328026 isoform X1 produces the protein MGEVKEKEALAKVLEDHRKGSSDDDSPPPAGLDLNEGFSEASDDGEDGEENYDDDGGSTSEVAGGGRSSSNNNSANHESESSRGHRDKAEGSGERVPTVRQYNRSKHPRLRWTPDLHMAFLHAVERLGGQERATPKLVLQMMNVRGLSIAHVKSHLQMYRSKKIEHESSHERAAMSSVFSPMNFHMRRGDHPFHDMFFQRAAAGSTLSSRFNDNGGVFAPRNAGLPDASRIYGLLQRRQPPLQTFDFKNSTSLRNQEWAFTQHAVAARARAVNDNGLGKGLIREMIFRKDGKPTSHLFDVRDAVASNGTSSPSTSTSPADRRSDGAKIGSINWIGSSSRPLSKAMSATGLEQGGHAQLPFRWRGAAGSNGCHPNGNPGRTTSPSDPVVTREAGSPLLLPKQGMPRAPAEETSIGAEARRTKTSATAEENGWAPELQLSLSPNAVADTAGRGKKRNSAGQEVSSDKVPLSLSLSLHGGVVDDDGGGRDGRRLDVATGSSSKKAALGLSTLDLTMSIKALE